In one window of Henckelia pumila isolate YLH828 chromosome 1, ASM3356847v2, whole genome shotgun sequence DNA:
- the LOC140875375 gene encoding large ribosomal subunit protein eL38z/eL38y, translating to MPKQIHEIKDFLLTARRKDARSVKIKKSKDVVKFKVRCSKYLYTLCVFDLEKADKLKQSLPPGLAVQDL from the exons ATG CCGAAGCAGATTCATGAGATCAAAGACTTCCTTCTGACAGCTAGAAGGAAAGATGCGCGATCGGTCAAAATTAAGAAGAGCAAAGATGTGGTGAAGTTCAAAGTTAGGTGCTCAAAGTACCTGTACACACTCTGTGTCTTTGATCTCGAGAAGGCGGACAAATTGAAGCAGTCTCTTCCACCAG GTTTGGCTGTGCAAGACCTGTGA